In a single window of the Clarias gariepinus isolate MV-2021 ecotype Netherlands chromosome 16, CGAR_prim_01v2, whole genome shotgun sequence genome:
- the bcat2 gene encoding branched-chain-amino-acid aminotransferase, mitochondrial, which yields MAALRTVLCGRVLRPLPVCSGSLRFASSSFKAADLTIEKAKAPNPKPDPSSLGFGKFFSDHMLTVGWTERGGWEAPQIKPFQNLSLHPASSALHYSVELFEGMKAFRGVDNQIRLFRPMLNMERMYRSAHRCCLPLFDKHELLECIKKLIQLDHEWVPYSTDASLYIRPTLIGVEPSLGVSKAGHALLFVIVGPVGPYFATGAFNPVSLLADPRYVRACRGGVGAYKMGSNYGPTIAIQMEAVKQGCQQVLWLYGDQEEITEVGTMNLFIYWTNEKGERELVTPPLDGIILPGVTRQSLLDLAREWGEFKVTERTLPMKELMEALKAGRVLEVFGSGTACVVCPVGSLLYKGQHFEIPTMKNGPELATRFYKELTDIQYGRKRRDWAPLITV from the exons gtatTATGTGGGCGTGTCCTGAGGCCCCTCCCCGTCTGCTCGGGGTCACTGCGCTTCGCCAGCTCGTCTTTCAAG gctgcAGATCTCACCATCGAGAAAGCGAAGGCGCCGAACCCGAAGCCCGACCCGTCCAGCCTGGGTTTCGGGAAGTTTTTCTCCGATCACATGCTGACCGTGGGCTGGACGGAGAGAGGAGGATGGGAAGCTCCTCAGATTAAACCCTTCCAAAACCTGTCGCTCCACCCGGCGTCCTCCGCCCTGCACTACTCCGTCGAG CTGTTCGAGGGGATGAAGGCGTTCCGCGGAGTGGATAATCAGATCCGTTTGTTTCGGCCCATGCTGAACATGGAGCGCATGTATCGCAGCGCACACCGCTGCTGCCTgcct ttgTTTGATAAGCACGAGCTGCTGGAGTGCATTAAGAAGCTGATCCAGCTGGACCACGAGTGGGTTCCGTACTCCACCGACGCCAGCCTTTACATCAGACCCACCCTGATCGGGGTCGAG CCTTCTTTGGGCGTGTCCAAAGCAGGCCACGCCCTCCTGTTTGTCATCGTGGGTCCGGTGGGGCCGTACTTCGCCACAGGAGCCTTCAACCCCGTGTCCCTGCTGGCGGATCCTCGCTACGTGCGGGCCTGCAGGGGCGGAGTCGGCGCCTACAAGATGGGCAG taaCTACGGGCCCACTATAGCCATCCAGATGGAGGCGGTGAAGCAGGGCTGTCAGCAGGTGCTGTGGCTGTACGGAGACCAGGAGGAGATCACCGAGGTCGGCACCATGAACCTCTTCATCTACTGGACCAACGAGAAAGGAG AGCGAGAGCTGGTCACTCCTCCACTAGATGGCATCATTCTCCCCGGGGTCACCAGGCAGTCACTACTGGATCTGGCCAGggagtgg GGTGAGTTTAAGGTGACGGAGCGGACGCTGCCGATGAAGGAGCTGATGGAGGCTCTGAAGGCCGGCCGGGTGTTGGAGGTGTTTGGCTCGGGGACGGCGTGTGTGGTGTGTCCCGTCGGCAGCCTGCTGTATAAAGGACAG CACTTTGAAATCCCGACCATGAAGAACGGTCCTGAGCTCGCCACCAGGTTCTACAAGGAGCTCACCGACATCCAG TACGGACGCAAGAGGAGAGACTGGGCGCCGCTCATCACCGTCTGA